A genomic region of Roseateles amylovorans contains the following coding sequences:
- a CDS encoding AraC family transcriptional regulator encodes MLKAFVHAEDQAQYRRPAHRDGVELYHAQILKHSFEPHLHEAYGLGAITDGVGRFRWRGGEHLAPRATLMLMNPEDIHTGEAATDHAWAYRMVYLDEALLADLYGGPTWRFDAAVAHDAEAATRAATLIAALWQAREPLAFDSALLALVQGLSRHAHRAPQRPDGAAPRFDTVLDFMRSHLDRRLDTEQLAAVAGLSPFHFLRSFKAHQHATPQQALMALRLFEAKRLLASGEPPAEVAAAVGLADQAHLTRSFARRYGVTPSRYQQQLGTRPRR; translated from the coding sequence ATGCTCAAGGCCTTCGTTCATGCCGAGGATCAGGCGCAATACCGACGCCCCGCCCATCGCGACGGTGTGGAGCTCTATCACGCGCAGATCCTGAAGCACAGCTTCGAGCCGCATCTCCATGAGGCCTATGGCTTGGGCGCGATCACCGACGGTGTGGGGCGCTTCCGGTGGCGTGGCGGTGAGCACCTGGCGCCTCGGGCCACGCTGATGCTGATGAATCCCGAGGACATCCACACCGGCGAAGCCGCCACCGACCACGCCTGGGCCTATCGCATGGTCTATCTGGATGAAGCGCTGCTGGCGGATCTCTATGGCGGACCGACCTGGCGATTCGATGCCGCCGTGGCGCATGACGCCGAGGCGGCCACCCGCGCCGCGACCTTGATTGCAGCACTCTGGCAGGCCCGCGAACCGCTGGCCTTCGACAGCGCCTTGCTGGCGCTGGTGCAGGGGCTGAGCCGCCACGCCCACCGGGCGCCGCAGCGGCCCGACGGCGCGGCCCCTCGTTTTGACACCGTGCTCGACTTCATGCGCAGCCATCTGGACCGGCGCCTGGACACCGAGCAGCTGGCGGCCGTCGCCGGCCTCAGCCCCTTCCACTTCCTGCGCAGCTTCAAGGCCCATCAGCACGCGACGCCCCAGCAGGCGCTGATGGCGCTGCGGCTGTTCGAAGCCAAGCGTTTGCTGGCGAGCGGCGAGCCGCCTGCCGAGGTCGCGGCCGCGGTCGGCCTGGCCGATCAGGCGCATCTGACCCGCAGCTTTGCGCGGCGCTACGGGGTGACGCCGTCCCGCTACCAGCAGCAACTGGGTACAAGACCGCGACGCTGA
- a CDS encoding AraC family transcriptional regulator yields the protein MSEALHALRQALPTRTVPHFGPDAAFIPWAYQGALLAEFARSRGLSADEWLSPCGVVPGQTLTPRQLLLMLASLHRHARDVGFVLGQLSLPGHYGLASQALQQSDDLLTALRLLCEYAARLSPLLTPRLLETDTELLLIWTEANGAPPSLQPVLVDMQMSAVVAMAQWLGGAALPWRFSFNRTPPRELSQHATYLGTELQFGCQIDAMRLPLAHARLPWSAAGRQPAMARSALAQGADPQAWQRGQLAVLYDHLLSSLGSPDEPPTLERSAQRFGVSPATLKRQLAQLGTHHQAQLDQVRAHAALYLMNLRGQRGEAVAHSLGFHDKSNFRRSFRRWTGMTPGML from the coding sequence GTGAGCGAGGCGCTTCACGCCTTGCGGCAGGCGCTGCCCACGCGCACGGTGCCGCACTTCGGGCCGGATGCGGCCTTCATTCCGTGGGCCTATCAAGGCGCGCTGCTCGCCGAGTTCGCGCGCAGCCGCGGTCTGTCGGCCGACGAATGGCTCAGCCCTTGCGGCGTGGTACCGGGTCAGACGCTGACGCCGCGGCAACTGCTGCTGATGCTTGCGTCCCTTCACCGACATGCGCGGGATGTCGGCTTCGTGCTGGGGCAGCTCAGTCTGCCGGGTCACTATGGTCTGGCCAGTCAGGCGCTTCAGCAGTCGGATGATCTGCTGACCGCGCTGCGGCTGCTGTGCGAGTACGCCGCGCGCCTTTCGCCGCTGTTGACGCCGCGCCTGCTGGAAACCGACACCGAGCTGCTGTTGATCTGGACCGAGGCCAACGGCGCGCCCCCGAGCCTGCAGCCCGTGCTGGTGGACATGCAGATGAGTGCGGTGGTGGCCATGGCGCAATGGCTGGGTGGTGCGGCGCTGCCCTGGCGCTTCAGCTTCAACCGCACGCCGCCGCGCGAGCTGTCGCAGCATGCGACCTACCTGGGGACCGAGCTGCAATTCGGTTGCCAGATCGATGCGATGCGGCTGCCGCTCGCCCATGCCCGTCTGCCGTGGTCGGCGGCCGGACGCCAGCCGGCGATGGCCCGGAGCGCGCTGGCGCAGGGCGCCGATCCGCAGGCCTGGCAGCGCGGCCAACTGGCGGTGCTCTATGACCATCTGCTCAGCAGCCTGGGCTCGCCGGACGAGCCCCCCACGCTGGAGCGCAGTGCGCAGCGCTTTGGCGTCAGTCCGGCCACGCTCAAGCGGCAGTTGGCGCAACTGGGTACCCATCATCAGGCGCAACTGGACCAGGTGCGTGCGCATGCGGCGCTCTATCTGATGAACCTGCGGGGCCAGCGCGGCGAGGCGGTGGCGCACTCGCTGGGCTTTCACGACAAGAGCAACTTCCGGCGGTCATTCCGACGCTGGACCGGCATGACGCCCGGCATGCTGTGA
- a CDS encoding GGDEF domain-containing protein produces the protein MKLVLPRPPLALAPVAGSRHFGHALMLAMCGITWLFAHWAVAKPTAIWRWIDIVSEGAIVAMLALWLLQLRTSRPAGRVTTWLCLGLSGMLLGGWADLMDEFWKLPRDYSLLMGMESSFHVIGMVGLTFGLHLWRQEQLALNALRAGRERGYREHAQIDALTQLGDGAYLLDQLRDQQALLRREGGQATLVMLAWQDLPSLARQHGLAEAERLLQATGPLLLLQLRPGDLLCRYGADRFMALLPQADSAMPADLLGGLSAHVHPCADGRTRARLQARMATAALDPARDAQDQLLQLLEQLR, from the coding sequence ATGAAACTCGTGTTGCCGCGTCCGCCGCTGGCGCTCGCCCCGGTGGCGGGCTCCCGCCATTTCGGCCATGCCCTGATGCTGGCGATGTGCGGCATCACCTGGTTGTTCGCCCACTGGGCCGTGGCCAAACCGACGGCCATCTGGCGCTGGATCGACATCGTCAGCGAAGGCGCGATTGTCGCGATGCTCGCGCTGTGGCTGCTGCAGCTGCGCACCAGTCGTCCGGCCGGACGCGTCACCACCTGGCTGTGCCTGGGGCTGTCCGGCATGCTGCTGGGCGGCTGGGCCGACCTGATGGACGAGTTCTGGAAGCTGCCGCGCGACTACAGCCTGCTGATGGGCATGGAGTCCAGCTTTCACGTCATCGGCATGGTGGGACTGACCTTCGGCTTGCACCTGTGGCGCCAGGAACAACTGGCGCTGAATGCCCTGCGTGCCGGGCGCGAACGCGGCTACCGCGAACATGCCCAGATCGACGCCCTGACCCAATTGGGCGACGGCGCCTATCTGCTCGACCAACTGCGCGACCAGCAGGCCCTGCTGCGCCGCGAGGGCGGCCAGGCGACGCTGGTAATGCTGGCCTGGCAGGACCTTCCTTCCTTGGCGCGCCAGCATGGGCTGGCGGAGGCGGAGCGCCTGCTGCAAGCCACCGGGCCGTTGCTGCTGCTGCAACTGCGGCCCGGCGATCTGCTGTGCCGCTATGGTGCCGATCGTTTCATGGCGCTGCTGCCGCAGGCGGACTCGGCCATGCCAGCGGACCTGCTCGGCGGGCTGTCCGCCCATGTGCATCCGTGCGCCGATGGCCGCACCCGGGCGCGATTGCAGGCCCGGATGGCGACCGCCGCGCTGGACCCGGCTCGCGATGCCCAGGATCAACTGCTGCAGCTGCTGGAGCAACTCCGGTGA
- a CDS encoding AAA family ATPase: MNEPHHLRDQLAQRNQRLQAIAGLLKAELFGIDPIIDRVIDSVRAWYLMPELISRPVIICLWGLTGTGKTQLVRRLAQLLGFYDRFVEVQMDGFSNGAGWRGAQSISGMLTQSGVREGEPGILVLDEFQRFRTIDNKRVDVRVERYQDVWALLSDGRLPPALSLLSSIESSMAEAAFDAERADDSEAAMRFKLRAWEAQELKRNLKLDAPLTEIMAWSPDQVQEQLRAFRESGQHRWETDYSRLLVFVCGNLDEAYEDLATSVGDCDSDADIFHALTGKLSVIDVKEALNRRFKPEQVARLGNEHVIYPSLSRRAYEQLIEQGCTRYGAEAQSRCGLRFEMADSVREQIYANAVFPAQGTRPLFSSLHAILGAGLAKAALWAIEHGAALGDTVTLTADGRSLIAHWGGQSQAIAAPFEINRLRQRNNPDFRALLAVHEAGHGLVHALLFGRAPQEIKIHVASFEGGYNAYSARKVWSRRNMLDSICTSLAGRAAERLVFGPELSSSGAENDLRKATETAARMLRHLGHGERLGRTDVCTSSDDNLCTDVQATDAPIEALLQEAHARATELLDTHRDALLALVDELMVHGQVTPARFGVVVGLPLGSAEDALDPYAERLAEFREMRRVREPA; this comes from the coding sequence ATGAATGAACCCCACCACCTGCGCGATCAACTCGCGCAACGAAACCAACGGCTGCAAGCCATTGCCGGGCTGCTGAAGGCCGAACTGTTCGGCATCGATCCCATCATCGACCGTGTCATCGATTCGGTGCGCGCCTGGTACCTGATGCCGGAGCTGATCTCGCGTCCGGTCATCATCTGCCTCTGGGGCCTGACCGGCACCGGCAAGACCCAGCTCGTGCGTCGTCTGGCGCAGTTGCTGGGTTTCTACGACCGCTTCGTGGAGGTGCAGATGGATGGCTTCTCCAACGGCGCGGGCTGGCGCGGCGCGCAGAGCATCTCCGGCATGCTGACCCAGTCGGGCGTGCGCGAGGGCGAGCCCGGCATCCTGGTGCTGGACGAGTTCCAGCGCTTTCGCACCATCGACAACAAGCGGGTCGATGTGCGGGTGGAGCGCTACCAGGATGTCTGGGCGCTGCTGTCCGATGGCCGGCTGCCGCCGGCGCTGTCGCTGCTCAGCAGCATTGAATCGTCCATGGCCGAAGCCGCTTTCGATGCGGAACGGGCGGATGACAGCGAGGCCGCGATGCGGTTCAAGCTGCGCGCCTGGGAGGCCCAGGAGCTCAAGCGCAACCTCAAGCTCGACGCGCCCCTGACCGAGATCATGGCGTGGTCCCCCGACCAGGTGCAGGAACAACTGCGCGCCTTCCGCGAGAGCGGCCAGCACCGCTGGGAGACCGACTACAGCCGGTTGCTCGTCTTCGTCTGCGGCAATCTCGACGAGGCCTACGAGGACCTCGCCACCAGCGTGGGTGATTGCGACAGCGATGCCGACATCTTCCATGCCCTCACCGGCAAGCTCAGCGTCATCGATGTCAAGGAGGCGCTCAACCGACGCTTCAAGCCGGAGCAGGTGGCCCGGCTGGGCAATGAGCATGTGATCTATCCGTCGCTCTCGCGCCGCGCGTATGAGCAACTGATCGAGCAGGGCTGCACCCGCTATGGCGCCGAGGCCCAATCGCGCTGCGGTCTGCGGTTCGAGATGGCCGACAGCGTGCGCGAGCAGATCTACGCCAACGCCGTGTTCCCCGCGCAGGGCACGCGTCCGCTTTTTTCATCGCTGCACGCGATCCTGGGTGCCGGACTGGCCAAGGCCGCCCTGTGGGCGATCGAGCACGGTGCCGCCCTGGGCGACACCGTGACGCTGACCGCCGACGGCCGCAGCCTCATCGCGCACTGGGGCGGTCAGTCGCAGGCCATTGCGGCGCCGTTCGAGATCAACCGGCTGCGCCAGCGCAACAACCCGGACTTCCGAGCGTTGCTGGCCGTGCATGAAGCGGGCCACGGGCTGGTCCATGCCTTGTTGTTCGGTCGTGCGCCGCAGGAGATCAAGATCCATGTCGCGAGCTTCGAGGGCGGCTACAACGCCTACAGCGCGCGCAAGGTCTGGTCGCGTCGCAACATGCTGGACTCCATCTGCACCAGCCTGGCGGGCCGCGCCGCCGAGCGGCTGGTCTTCGGCCCGGAACTGAGTTCCAGCGGCGCCGAGAATGATCTGCGCAAGGCCACTGAAACCGCGGCCCGCATGCTGCGTCATCTCGGACACGGCGAGCGGCTGGGCCGCACCGACGTCTGCACCAGCAGCGACGACAACCTCTGTACCGATGTCCAGGCAACCGATGCCCCGATCGAAGCCCTGCTGCAGGAGGCGCACGCCCGAGCCACCGAGCTGCTGGACACCCACCGCGATGCGCTGCTCGCGCTGGTGGATGAGCTGATGGTTCACGGTCAGGTCACGCCGGCGCGGTTCGGCGTGGTGGTCGGACTGCCGCTGGGCAGCGCGGAGGATGCGCTGGACCCGTATGCGGAGCGATTGGCGGAGTTCCGGGAGATGCGGCGCGTGCGCGAGCCCGCGTGA
- a CDS encoding S41 family peptidase — MRKSAILRSARLAVVGAISVLLLQACGGGGGPAGDPVVGSGSGSGSGGGGTGSGGSGGTPGALGASSTYAQRCAPGNTEAASNLRTGSLSVEKNWVRSYMDEAYLWRDEVPTVSADAAAYSGSDVGLALSAYFDALLTPATTASGKRRDQFSFTMSTREWNDLSGSGVAVGYGIEWSLASTTPPRNIRVAYVEPGSAAANAGVQRGDVLVSADGATADVATSAGVDTLNAALFPSVNGSSHSFVLTSNIGTTRNVTMVSASVTKTPVLQRQVLTAADGASVGYMVFNDHIAPAEAQLIAAIQDFKNRNVTDLVLDMRYNGGGYLFIASELAYMIAGAGPTSGKTFEQLRYNSRRSADTNSSDARTPFYTSSCGLTSSGTCSQQAPLPTLNLRRVFVLAQSGTCSASEALINGLRGVDVEVVLIGGTTCGKPYGFTAKDNCGYSYFPIEFVGTNNKGFGEYADGFVPGGSGTTGVKGCAVRDDFTRQLGDQGEGMLAAALQYRTSSTCPAQAADAGPDARAQAASLSGASVELKLQKLAARTNRIDGGRH, encoded by the coding sequence ATGAGGAAGTCGGCAATCTTGCGTAGCGCGCGTCTGGCCGTGGTCGGCGCGATCAGTGTCCTGTTGCTGCAAGCCTGCGGTGGCGGCGGTGGCCCGGCCGGTGATCCGGTGGTGGGCAGTGGCAGTGGAAGTGGCAGCGGCGGTGGCGGCACGGGCAGTGGCGGCTCCGGTGGCACGCCGGGCGCCTTGGGCGCCAGCAGCACCTATGCACAACGTTGCGCACCGGGCAACACCGAAGCCGCTTCCAATCTGCGCACCGGCAGCCTGTCGGTCGAGAAGAACTGGGTCCGCTCCTACATGGACGAGGCCTATCTCTGGCGCGACGAGGTGCCCACCGTCAGCGCGGATGCGGCCGCCTACAGCGGCAGCGATGTGGGCCTGGCGCTCTCGGCCTATTTCGATGCCTTGCTCACGCCGGCCACCACGGCCAGCGGCAAGCGCCGCGACCAGTTCAGCTTCACCATGAGCACCCGCGAGTGGAACGACCTGTCGGGTTCCGGTGTGGCGGTGGGTTACGGCATCGAATGGTCGCTGGCGTCCACCACGCCGCCGCGCAACATCCGCGTGGCCTATGTGGAGCCGGGCAGCGCGGCCGCCAACGCCGGGGTGCAGCGCGGTGACGTGTTGGTGAGTGCCGACGGCGCGACCGCCGATGTGGCGACCTCCGCGGGCGTGGACACGCTGAATGCGGCACTGTTCCCGTCGGTCAACGGCAGCAGCCACAGCTTCGTGCTGACGAGCAACATCGGCACCACCCGCAATGTGACGATGGTGTCCGCCTCGGTCACCAAGACCCCGGTGCTGCAGCGCCAGGTGCTGACGGCCGCAGACGGGGCGTCGGTGGGCTACATGGTCTTCAATGACCACATCGCGCCGGCCGAGGCCCAGCTCATTGCTGCGATCCAGGACTTCAAGAACCGCAATGTGACCGACCTGGTGCTGGACATGCGCTACAACGGTGGCGGCTACCTGTTCATCGCCAGCGAACTGGCCTACATGATTGCCGGCGCCGGCCCGACCAGCGGCAAGACCTTCGAGCAGCTGCGCTACAACAGCCGCCGTTCGGCCGACACCAACAGCAGCGACGCCCGCACCCCGTTCTACACCAGCTCCTGCGGACTCACCTCGTCCGGCACCTGTTCCCAGCAGGCGCCGCTGCCGACGCTGAACCTGCGCCGTGTCTTCGTGCTGGCGCAAAGCGGCACCTGCTCGGCCAGCGAGGCGCTGATCAACGGGCTGCGCGGGGTGGATGTCGAGGTGGTGCTGATCGGCGGCACGACCTGCGGCAAGCCTTATGGCTTCACCGCCAAGGACAACTGCGGTTACAGCTACTTCCCGATCGAGTTCGTGGGCACCAACAACAAGGGCTTCGGCGAGTATGCCGACGGTTTCGTGCCCGGCGGCAGCGGCACGACCGGTGTGAAGGGTTGCGCGGTGCGTGACGACTTCACGCGTCAGCTCGGCGATCAGGGCGAGGGCATGCTGGCCGCCGCGCTGCAGTACCGCACGAGCAGCACCTGCCCGGCGCAGGCCGCCGACGCCGGCCCCGACGCCCGCGCTCAGGCCGCCTCGCTGAGCGGTGCGAGTGTGGAACTCAAGCTGCAGAAACTGGCTGCCCGCACCAACCGGATCGACGGCGGACGCCACTGA
- a CDS encoding alpha/beta hydrolase family protein: protein MDKTRRELLMAGSAAFLSTAATAPAFAATATNDTRGPRGAARDGRAAAGADPASGSTVQQGSWRDPQRSREIPWRLRMPGGDQPVALVVFSHGLGGSLDGGTEWAQAWADAGMATLHLQHAGSDRAIWASGPRGVKAAASAEQLMARGQDVQFAVSELLRLQQLGEGPWRRVRPDALGMSGHSFGAQTTLAVAGRDFQVASAPDLTESHFKAFAAFSPAAGLFSGGLKGITRPMLCLTGSLDGNPLGQERTGDYRRAVYTALPAGAKAQLWLEGADHMTFGGGGERGAGFGQRLLGRQREQAPQTLAAHHTYLIKAVTTDWWRARLLDDEEATRRLKSPKGLAAGDEWEQG, encoded by the coding sequence ATGGACAAGACACGACGCGAACTCCTGATGGCTGGATCGGCCGCCTTCTTGAGCACGGCGGCCACCGCACCCGCCTTCGCCGCCACAGCGACGAATGACACGCGCGGCCCACGCGGTGCCGCTCGCGACGGTCGCGCGGCTGCCGGCGCAGACCCGGCGTCGGGCAGCACCGTGCAACAAGGCAGCTGGCGTGATCCCCAGCGCTCGCGCGAGATCCCGTGGCGACTGCGCATGCCGGGCGGGGATCAGCCGGTCGCGCTGGTGGTGTTCTCGCACGGCCTGGGCGGCAGCCTGGACGGTGGAACCGAATGGGCGCAGGCCTGGGCAGACGCCGGCATGGCGACACTGCATCTGCAGCATGCGGGCAGCGACCGCGCGATCTGGGCCAGCGGCCCGCGAGGCGTGAAGGCCGCGGCCAGCGCCGAGCAACTGATGGCGCGCGGCCAGGATGTGCAGTTCGCGGTGTCGGAACTGCTGCGGCTGCAGCAGCTGGGCGAGGGGCCTTGGCGTCGCGTGCGGCCGGACGCGCTGGGCATGTCCGGACACTCCTTCGGCGCCCAGACCACGCTGGCCGTGGCCGGCCGGGACTTCCAGGTCGCCAGCGCGCCGGATCTGACTGAATCCCATTTCAAGGCCTTTGCCGCCTTCAGCCCCGCAGCGGGCCTCTTCAGCGGTGGCCTCAAGGGCATCACCCGTCCAATGCTGTGTCTGACCGGCAGCCTGGACGGCAACCCGCTGGGCCAGGAGCGCACGGGGGACTACCGGCGCGCGGTCTATACCGCGCTGCCCGCGGGGGCCAAAGCGCAGCTGTGGCTGGAGGGTGCCGATCACATGACGTTCGGCGGTGGCGGCGAACGCGGCGCGGGCTTCGGCCAGCGGTTGCTGGGACGTCAGCGGGAACAGGCGCCGCAGACCTTGGCCGCTCACCATACGTACCTCATCAAGGCGGTCACCACCGATTGGTGGCGCGCCCGGCTGCTGGACGATGAGGAGGCCACCCGGCGCTTGAAGTCGCCCAAGGGCCTGGCCGCCGGCGATGAATGGGAGCAAGGCTGA
- a CDS encoding DMT family transporter, with product MLSGLMFALAAGLMWGLVFVAPLLLPDYPAVLLTAGRYLAFGLIALPLALIDRRELARLTREDWWTACRLSAIGNFLYYLTLSAAIQRAGGPLPTMIIGTLPVVIAVCANQRNAARDGHFRWRQLAPPLLLIAAGIGCVNRVEQTGLGEGELGRYLQGAGLALIALACWTWYPIRNADWLRAHADRPPRAWATAQGLVTLPMAVLAYALMAAAQGLGLSALPPGFDFPLGSRPWAFVGLMLAVGLFASWLGTMCWNEASQRLPTTLAGQLIVFETLSALVYGQWHRGGWPAPLTVIGAGLLIAGVSWALRLKPVPPTNVGAVQVNAGQ from the coding sequence ATGCTGTCTGGACTGATGTTTGCGCTGGCCGCCGGCCTGATGTGGGGGCTGGTGTTCGTCGCGCCGCTGTTGCTGCCCGATTACCCCGCCGTGCTGCTCACGGCGGGGCGCTACCTCGCCTTTGGTCTGATTGCGCTGCCACTGGCGCTGATCGACCGCCGCGAACTGGCGCGGCTGACCCGCGAGGATTGGTGGACGGCCTGCCGGCTCAGCGCGATCGGCAACTTCCTCTATTACCTGACCCTGTCCGCCGCGATCCAGCGGGCCGGCGGTCCCCTGCCCACCATGATCATCGGCACGCTGCCGGTGGTCATTGCGGTCTGCGCCAATCAGCGCAATGCCGCCCGCGATGGCCATTTCCGCTGGCGGCAACTGGCGCCGCCGCTGCTGCTGATCGCCGCGGGCATCGGCTGCGTGAACCGTGTCGAGCAGACGGGGCTGGGGGAGGGCGAGCTCGGGCGCTATCTGCAGGGGGCTGGGCTGGCCTTGATTGCGCTCGCTTGCTGGACTTGGTATCCGATCCGCAACGCCGATTGGCTCCGCGCCCATGCGGATCGACCGCCGCGCGCCTGGGCCACCGCCCAGGGCTTGGTCACCCTGCCGATGGCCGTGCTGGCCTATGCGCTGATGGCCGCTGCGCAGGGCCTGGGCCTGTCTGCGCTGCCGCCGGGGTTCGACTTCCCCCTGGGCTCCCGGCCCTGGGCCTTCGTCGGGCTGATGTTGGCCGTCGGCCTGTTTGCATCCTGGTTGGGCACGATGTGCTGGAACGAGGCCAGTCAGCGGCTGCCCACCACCCTCGCCGGTCAATTGATCGTCTTCGAGACGCTGTCCGCGCTGGTCTACGGACAGTGGCATCGGGGCGGCTGGCCGGCGCCGCTGACGGTGATCGGGGCGGGTCTGCTGATTGCGGGTGTGAGCTGGGCCCTGCGGCTCAAGCCGGTGCCGCCGACCAATGTCGGCGCCGTGCAGGTAAACGCAGGTCAATGA
- a CDS encoding PLP-dependent aminotransferase family protein codes for MEKPQLPLYMQLADRMARSVRAGTLKRGERLPSVRDLAGQHGVSLSTAVQAYRWLEDARLIEARPRSGYFVAARPPRLPEPQVSRPDPASRMVQLDQLGTQVMTLSQDPSFVSFGAACPGPGLFDQDRVRRAMARAVMRHRDLLCTYPLGPGMEEARRAVARHALGLGCVLQPDEVVMTNSCLEAISLCLRSVCKPGDVVALESPTYYGFLEILQSLHLRALEIPTHPRHGMSLEALQLALETQPVKAVLSVPTLSNPLGASMPVADRRRLAAMVAHHDIALIEDVLYNDLCEQEDKRRAVKSFDTTGHVMICGSFSKTIAPGLRLGWVEAGRWGQALRRTKAAQSGGQSGVIELALADLLTQAGGGAALRQLRATIATRVDEARQLISESFPRGTRVSDPAGGFILWLELPEPVDSALLYEACLAERIVIAPGLMFSASPRFRHCIRLGVGGQWQEAQREALRRVGRLAQQLLRHGERAA; via the coding sequence ATGGAAAAGCCGCAGTTGCCGCTGTACATGCAGCTCGCCGATCGAATGGCCCGTTCGGTGCGGGCCGGCACGCTCAAGCGCGGCGAGCGTTTGCCCTCGGTACGCGACCTGGCGGGGCAGCACGGCGTGTCGCTGTCCACCGCGGTGCAGGCCTACCGGTGGTTGGAGGACGCGCGGCTGATCGAGGCCCGACCCCGCTCCGGCTATTTCGTGGCGGCCCGTCCGCCGCGCCTGCCGGAACCGCAGGTCTCGCGTCCCGATCCCGCCTCCCGCATGGTGCAACTGGACCAACTGGGCACGCAGGTGATGACGCTGTCGCAAGACCCGTCCTTCGTGTCGTTCGGCGCGGCCTGCCCCGGTCCGGGCCTGTTCGATCAGGATCGCGTGCGCCGCGCCATGGCGCGGGCGGTGATGCGCCACCGCGATCTGCTGTGCACCTATCCACTGGGCCCGGGCATGGAGGAGGCACGTCGCGCGGTGGCGCGTCATGCGCTGGGTCTGGGCTGCGTGCTGCAGCCCGACGAGGTGGTGATGACCAACAGCTGCCTGGAGGCGATCAGCCTGTGCCTGCGCAGCGTCTGCAAGCCGGGCGATGTGGTGGCGCTGGAGTCGCCCACCTACTACGGCTTCCTGGAGATCCTGCAGAGCCTGCACCTGCGCGCCCTGGAGATCCCGACCCATCCGCGCCACGGCATGTCGCTGGAGGCCTTGCAACTCGCGCTCGAGACCCAGCCGGTGAAGGCGGTGCTGTCGGTGCCGACACTGTCCAATCCGCTCGGCGCCAGCATGCCGGTGGCCGACCGGCGCCGGCTGGCCGCGATGGTGGCGCACCATGACATCGCGCTGATCGAGGATGTGCTCTACAACGACCTCTGCGAGCAGGAGGACAAGCGCCGTGCAGTGAAGTCCTTCGACACCACCGGGCACGTGATGATCTGCGGCTCCTTCTCCAAGACCATCGCGCCGGGACTTCGGCTGGGCTGGGTAGAGGCCGGCCGTTGGGGACAGGCTTTGCGCCGGACCAAGGCGGCGCAGTCCGGCGGCCAGTCCGGCGTGATCGAGCTGGCGCTGGCCGACCTGCTCACCCAGGCGGGTGGCGGCGCGGCGCTGCGGCAACTGCGCGCCACCATCGCCACCCGGGTGGATGAGGCACGCCAGCTGATCTCGGAGAGCTTTCCGCGCGGCACCCGAGTGTCGGATCCCGCAGGCGGCTTCATCCTCTGGCTGGAACTGCCCGAACCGGTGGACTCCGCCCTGCTCTACGAAGCCTGCCTGGCCGAGCGGATCGTCATTGCGCCGGGACTGATGTTCTCGGCCAGCCCGCGCTTTCGCCATTGCATCCGGCTCGGCGTGGGCGGCCAGTGGCAGGAAGCGCAGCGCGAGGCATTGCGCCGCGTCGGTCGACTCGCCCAGCAGCTGTTGCGGCACGGCGAACGGGCGGCATGA
- a CDS encoding DUF2917 domain-containing protein encodes MNTTLPLSPPAAPAAARPPISTAPELRDQRTEGVAAADGARRLQLPEDGRTVSLRLHRPTRLQVERGRVWITRPGWPQDHWLNAGETLEFRDLPRWRGLTLLISGEDASIPITLKVEALR; translated from the coding sequence ATGAACACGACCCTGCCTCTGTCTCCGCCCGCCGCCCCTGCTGCGGCGCGTCCGCCGATCTCCACGGCACCGGAACTGCGCGATCAGCGCACAGAGGGTGTGGCGGCGGCCGATGGGGCGCGTCGCCTGCAGCTGCCTGAGGACGGGCGCACGGTGTCGCTCCGCCTGCATCGGCCGACCCGGCTTCAGGTGGAGCGCGGCCGGGTGTGGATCACTCGCCCCGGCTGGCCGCAGGACCACTGGTTGAACGCCGGCGAGACGCTCGAATTTCGCGACCTGCCGCGCTGGCGAGGCCTGACCCTCCTGATCAGTGGCGAGGACGCATCAATCCCGATCACCCTGAAGGTGGAAGCGCTGCGTTGA